The genomic DNA CTTCTTTCCGGTTCGCTGCGGCTAAAGCGAGAAAACCGAGACCCCCAGCTTGTGAAGCGCGAGCAAGCCCCCGAACCCCCAAGAGCAAAAAGCCATGTGGGTGGGCGACCCTGGATGATCAGCCACTAAAACTCCAGTAAAAAAGAGCAGTCAGACCTCCGATCAAACTACATTGACCGGGGGTTTATTTCAGTTTCAACTTCTCGACTTCAAAGGATTGACTTTAACCCGTGCCGATCGCCATTTGAGAGTAGGGAGTGCGGACTAGGGAGGAATAGGATCGATCGTAGCATCACCTGATACCAAAAAAGTTGGTATTGATTGGTATAGTATTTTCAGGGGATAGCTGTAGCCATAGCTGTGTACGTTTCCTTTGCTTTGGGTCGATCGGGGGTCTATTGCGCTCAGCTTTTGCAGTCGGTAATCTAGCCGATCGTCTAAACTTACCAGTTCGCAACATCCTTTCTGGCCTTCAGGACAACGTTATGAGACGAAGACAAATTCTTGGATTTTTCGGCGGATTACTGGCAGCGCTCATGTTAGCGATCGGTATCAGAGCCATTCTGCCTGCACCAACCCAAGCCCAATCCGCAACGCTCTTAATTGCTGCCGCCGCGAGTTTACAGGATGTTCTCGAAGAACTTGATCCCCTTTTTGAGCGATCGAATTCGGGGATTACCGTCAACTATAACTTTGCTGCGTCTGGACCCCTTCAGCAGCAGATCGAACAGGGCGCACCCGTTGATGTCTTTATCTCTGCCGCCAGCCGTCAGATGGATGCTTTGCAGCAGAAAAATTTGATTGTCGCCAATACTCGCCGCAACCTCCTGACCAACGATCTCGTGCTGGTGGTGCCGAGCAATTCCACCCTGGGGCTAACAAGCTTCCGTCAACTCACCAATGCCAGCGTCCGCAGAGTTTCTGTAGGAGAGCCGCGCAGCGTCCCCGTTGGCACCTATGCCGAAGAATTGTTCAGGAATCTGGGCATCCTGGAGCAGCTTCGTCCCAAATTGGTCTATGGCAACTCCGTTCGCAACGTATTAGGAACCGTGGAAAGCGGCAACGCAGACGCCGGGATAGTCTACAAAACCGACGCCAGAATCACAAATCGAGTCAGGCAGGTCGCAACCGCCCCCAGCAATCTCCATTCCCCGATCGTCTACCCGATCGCCGTCATTTCATCCAGTCGCAATCAGCAAGCCGCCCGAACCTATGCCCAATTTCTGAGCAGCAGTCAGGCGCAGGCAGTGTTTAGGCGCTATGGCTTTGGGATTGCCGGGTAGAAGGTAGATGGATAAGTGGATGAGTGGATGGGTGGGTGAGGGAGCAGGGGAGTGGGAGAGTAGGGGAGTAGCTGGTAGAGGGGCTTGATGGCTGGGCTGAATTGCGAGAGAAGGGAAAGGGCGATCGAGCGGGAGACAAAAGATGAATCACTTAAAAATCCTGTTTACCTGCCATCCACCCATCTACTCATCCACCCATCTACTCATCCACCCATCCACTCATCCACTTATCCATCTACCTTCTACCCGGCAATCCCAAAGCCATAGCGCCTAAACACTGCCTGCGCCTGACTGCTGCTCAGAAATTGGGCATAGGTTCGGGCGGCTTGCTGATTGCGACTGGATGAAATGACGGCGATCGGGTAGACGATCGGGGAATGGAGATTGCTGGGGGCGGTTGCGACCTGCCTGACTCGATTTGTGATTCTGGCGTCGGTTTTGTAGACTATCCCGGCGTCTGCGTTGCCGCTTTCCACGGTTCCTAATACGTTGCGAACGGAGTTGCCATAGACCAATTTGGGACGAAGCTGCTCCAGGATGCCCAGATTCCTGAACAATTGGCTGCCTTCGGCATAGTGTGCCAACGGGGACGCTGGAAGTCGGTGATTGAGGGAATTTTTGTGGCACCGTTGATTCTGCCGCCTACGGTGGTTGGCTTTTTGCTGCTGCTGCTGTTTGGGCGGAATGGTCCGTTGGGGCAACTCCTGGGAGGGTTCGATTTTTCGATCGTCTTTACCTGGTACGCTGCGGTGATCACGGCGACTGTGGTGGCATTCCCGCTGATGTACAAGACGGCATTAGGGGCATTTGAGCAGGTGGATAGTAGTTTGCTGCATGTGGCTCAGACGCTAGGAGCATCAAGGGCACGTATCTTTTGGCGAATTCTGCTGCCGCTATCGGTTCCGGGGATTCTGGCGGGAACAACGCTGGCATTTGCACGTGCCCTGGGGGAATTTGGTGCAACGCTAATGCTGGCAGGCAACATTCCCGGTCAAACGCAAACCATCCCAATGGCAATTTACTTTGCGGTGGAAGCGGGCGCAATGGAGGAAGCGTGGCTGTGGGTGATTGTGATTATGACAATTTCCCTATCGGGTATCATTGCGGTGAATTTATGGCAGAAGCAATACGAGCGTAGAATTCAGGGGAATACTTTTGGAGTCGTGGAAGCCAACGAACCCGTGAACGGCAGGAACTATAGCATTGAGGATACTTTTGCGGTGTCGCTGGTGCATTCGCCGCTGCTCGGTTCAGGGGAGGGCTTGCAGGTTGATATTCAAAAACAGCTGCCAAACTTTACCTTAAATACGGCATTTGCTGCGAAGGAAGAAACCCTGGGTCTGCTGGGCGGCTCTGGTTCAGGCAAGAGCATGACGCTCCGCTGTATTGCGGGGGTGGAAACGCCAACCGAGGGACGAATTGTTTTGAATGATCAAACTCTGTTTGATTCAGATCAGCGGATCAATCTGCCTCCCCATCGACGCAAGGTAAGCCTGGTGTTTCAAAACTATGCCCTGTTCCCCCACATGACCGTCGCCCAAAATATTGCCTTTGGGTTGCAGCACTTACCGAAAGCCATTCGATCGCAGCGAGTCAAACAGCAGCTTGCCCTGGTACAGCTTCAGGAATTGGGCGCTCCCGAAGGAACTAGCTTTGCTGTACGATATCCCCATCAGCTATCGGGGGGACAACAGCAGCGGGTGGCACTGGCGCGGGCACTGGCAACGGAACCGGAGGCGCTATTGCTGGACGAGCCGTTTTCTGCTCTGGATACCTATCTGCGAAGCCAGCTTGAGCGGCAGCTCGTTGAAACCCTATCGACCTATTCCGGCGTGACGCTGTTTGTTACGCATAACTTGGAGGAAGCCTATCGGGTCTGTGAAAAGCTGATGGTGATGTCGGGGGGAAAGGTGATTGCCTATGATTCAAAGCACCGGATTTTTGAGCATCCCGGAACGGTACGGGTGGCACAGCTCACCGGATGCAAAAATTTCTCCCGTGCCGCTGTAAAGGGTTCGGATTCTATTGAGGCGATCGACTGGGGCGTAACGCTGCAAACGGTGGAAGCCATTCCTGACGCTCTTTCGGATGTTGGCATTCGTGCCCATCAAATCCGCCTCGCGCCAAATCTCAATCCGGGCAAAACAAATACGTTTCCCTGCTGGCTCACCTCGACAAGCGAAACTCCCCACCGGATGACGCTTTTCCTGAAGCTGAATGCCGCACCCCATGACTTGCAGGACTACCATGTGCAAGCGGAAGTTTTCAAGGAAGCGTGGGAGGCAATCAAGGATTACCCCTTTCCCTGGTACGTCCAGCTTGATCCGCTGCGCCTGATTTTGATGGTGAATTAATCAAAAATCTTTCGGTAGGTATTGCTGCCGCTGTGGTTTGAAATTCTGATATGTCTATCATCTATGTCCATCATTTATGTCTATCATCCGGGTCGATCGGCATTCGGCTCAGGATTCCCCGTGCGATCGCCAGAGAGAGGCTCAGATTTCCCAATGCCAACGAAGATTCTTAAGCGATCGTCCTGACATGGCAGGCAGGCTAGGATGGAGAATATCTTTATTCAATCCGTTCTGCTAACCTTTCTTGCGTGATCTGCTGTGACCGCCATCTCCTCCGATCGATCGCCTCGCCCGCTCCAATCCGCTCCTGCAAGGCAAACCGGACTTTATGCCACCCTGCTGCCGCCGCTGCTGTGGATGTCGCTGCTGTACTTTATTCCGCTGGTGCTGCTGCTGATCTATAGCGTCTGGAAGCTGGAATCGTTTGAGATCGTCAAGACTCTGAGCCTCAAGAATTTTCAGACGATCGCTTCTAATGCTGCCTACCGCACGGTGATTCTGCGAACGGTCTTCACGGCTCTGGGTGTGACACTGGTTGATGCGATCGTGGCGCTGCCGATGGGTTACTTTATCGCGAAGCATGGGGGACGCTACCGGGGACTGCTGACCATGCTGGTGATTTTACCGCTGTGGTCGAGCTATCTGGTGCGGGTATTCGCCTGGAAGATCATCCTGGGCTACAACGGCATTCTGAATACGGCTTTGCTGTCGTTGGGCATTCTGCGGGAGCCGAGTTCGCTGTTTCTCTACAACCAGTTTTCCACAGTGCTGACCTTTTCCCAGGTGTGGCTGCCGTTTATGATTCTGCCTGTAATTACTGCCTTTGAGCGACTGCCGGACTCGCTGCTGGAAGCCTCCGCGGATTTGAATGCGCCGCCCTGGACGACTTTTCGACGAGTCATTTTGCCGCTGGTGACGCCCGGAATTCTTGCCGGATCAATCAATGTGTTTTCGCTGACGATGGGCGATTTTATTACGCCGAGTCTGGTGGGCAGTCCGAACGGGATTATGCTGGGCAACATTATTGCCTCTCAGTTTGGTGTGGCGTATAACTGGCCCCTTGGCGCGGCATTTGCCCTGGTGGTGATGGTGATTGTGTTTAGTGGATTGACGATCGCCCTCCGCAAAGGAGCAACGCTATGAATGGAAAAATTGTGCAGGGTACGACAACCCCTCGAACTCAGCCCAAACCCTGGCTTCTGGGCATCTGGACGACGCTGGTGTTTGCTTTCTTGTATCTGCCGATCGCCGTTCTGGTGCTGATGAGCTTTAACCGATCGCGCATTCTGTCCCTGCCGTTCAAGGGCTTTACGCTGAACTGGTATCAGATGGCACTGAAGGATATGGCGCTGCAAGTTGCGCTAGTTAATTCGCTGAAGGTGGCGGCGGTTGCGACAATTTTGGCAACGGGGCTGGGACTGCTGGCAGCGTTTGCGGTGTATCGCTATCAGTTCTTTGGCAAGAATGCTTTTCGGATTGCGCTCAATTTGCCCATTTTGCTGCCCGGAATTGTGACAGGCGTGGCGATGCTGGCGTATCTGTCTGACCTGGGCTTTGAACTATCTCTAATTACGGTGATTTTGGGTCACGCCGTCTTTGGGCTACCTGTCGCCTTTGGTCCGATCGTCACCCGATTGGGTCAGTTTCCGCGCAGCCTGGAGGAAGCCGCCTACGACCTGGGAGCCTTGCCGGGGCGCGTGTTTCGCGACATCCTGTTTCCCTATATCCGCAGTGCGGTCGTCGCGGGGGCATTGCTGGCGTTTACGCTGTCCTTCGATGAGGTAATCGTCACCATCTTTTTGACGGGGCGGGACAATACGCTGCCAATGGAAATCTGGGGCAGACTGCGAACCGACATTACGCCCGAAATTGCCGCGATCGCCACGCTGATTTTGCTGGGGAGCGGAGTATTAGTCCTACTGAGTCAAAGAGTCGCTCCGGCAGACTGAATTTGAGAGATTTAAGATAGGGAGGAATCAGGAGAAAACTATGCAGTCGCAAAGCGTTGTTTATCTGGAGTCGGTCAGCAAGATCTATCCCTCTGCCAAAGGCGAAGTCTATGCCGTGCGCGATGTGACGATCGACGTTCAGCCGGGGGAATTCTATTCGCTTCTGGGATCGAGCGGTTCCGGGAAAACGACGACGCTGCGGATGATTGGAGGCTTTGAGATCCCCGAATACGGGCAGGTCTACATTGGCGGCGAAGCGGTAACGACCCTGCCTCCTTATCGGCGGAATGTGCATACGGTATTCCAGAACTACGCCCTATTTCCCCACATGACGGTTGCAGAAAATATCGCCTATCCGCTGACGATCGCAAAAGTACCCCGATCGGAGATCGAACCCCAGGTGAAGGAATCTCTGCGAATGTTCCAGATTCAGGACTTTGGCGATCGCAAACCGTCTCAGCTTTCGGGGGGGCAGCAGCAGCGGGTAGCACTGGCGCGGGCACTTATCAGTCGTCCCAAAGTGCTGTTACTGGATGAGCCGTTGTCTGCCCTGGATGCCAAAATTCGCGAGGAGGTACGGCAGGAATTGCGCGAACTTCAGCGGCAGCTCAACCTCACCTTTATCTACGTCACCCACGATCAGGAAGAGGCTCTGGCACTGTCCGATCGCATTGCGGTGATGCATAAGGGCAAAGTCGAGCAGATTGGCACACCGAAGGAAATCTATAACCGTCCGGCTTCCCTGTTTGTATCACAGTTTATTGGCAAGGCGAATTTCCTCACGGGTACCGTCCAGCAGGTGATAGACGGCAGGGCGATCGTTTCAGTAAACAACCAGCCCATCAAAGCCGTTCTATCCGATCGCATCCCCATTCAGCCCAACCAAACAGTAACATTGATGATTCGTCCAGAGCGTATCCGGTTGAATCAGAACACGATCGCGGACAATCAGGTAAAAGGAACGATTGAATCTATTACATATATCGGTCAATCTTTGCAGATACACGCGAAGACTGACTTAGGAATGCTAGTGGTGACAGAACTGTACGACGGAGGCGATCGATCGGATCAGAATTTGACACTTTTCTGGAATGCGGAGGATTGTATTGTGATTGAAACTAAGGAATGATTGAAGCCAATAAATCGCAGCAACTCATAAATCCTAGTCACCAATGAATGATAACGAGAATCGATCGCCTATGAGCCGTCAGTTAATCTCTTCCGGATCGTCCTTTGAACGGGAAGTGGGCTACTCTAGAGCCGTTGTGGATGGCGACTGGGTATTTGTCTCCGGTACGACAGGATTTAACTATCAGACCATGACCATCTCAGAGGATGTCGTTGAGCAGGCAGAGCAGTGTTTTCAAAACATTATTGCCGCCCTGAGCGAGGCGGGATGTACGCTCAGAGATGTCGTGCGGGTGCGGTACATTTTGCCCGATCGTAATGACTTTCAGCCCTGTTGGGGTGTCTTTCGGCACTACTTTGAGGATGTCCGTCCGGCTTCTACCATGTTTGTCGCAGGACTGGCTGATCCACGAATGAAGATCGAGATTGAAGTCACCGCCCGCAAATCCTGAGAAACCTATCGAACCATCTCCGCTGTCATCGCCCGATCGGGCGCAAGCTGAAGCAACTCCGAGACTGTCTTAAAAGTGTATCCCTGCGCGTGGAGCGCCTGAATCAGCTTCTCTGTAGCGGCGATCGTCGGTGAACATTCCCTGCCGCCATCGTGCAGCAAAATAATCGATCCGGGTTTGACGTTGGCAAGAACGTGATCCACGATCGGCTGTGCATCCGTTGCCTCGAAGTCTCGCGGATCGACATTCCAGAGAATATTGGTTTTGCCCAGTTTGGACAACAGATAGGGCAGCACAAATAGCTTGAAGCCAAAGGGCGATCGAAACTGAATTGGCTGGGTGACGCCGAGATTTCGCAATAGCCGATCCGTTTTTTGAATTTCTGACCAGACAAATTTAGGACGTTTCCAAATCAGAGCAGCGTGGGAATAGGAATGGTTGCCCAACTCGTGTCCCTGAGCAATCATCGCTTTGATGGTGTTGGGATACTGTTCGGCTTCCTTGCCCACAACAAAAAAAGTGGCTTTCACCTGATGCCGATCGAAAACCTCTAGCAATTTTTCTGTGTAGGGTGGATTGGGACCATCATCATAGGTTAGGGCAACGACTTTCTCCTGGGTAGGAACGTGGGTTGCAAAGTCTCCAATAAGCTGAAACTTCGACGTTTTTGCCAGCTTGTTGAGTCCGAACGTGGTGAGACCCAAACTTATTACTGTGATGGCGATCGCTTCGATCATATCTGCCTGATTGCCTCTGCCTGATTGCCGTTAGATTTGCGCGTGTCTGAAACAGATTTTAAGCAGGGGAAAGGCATAAACCCTCTATTTCCCCCTGCTTTATCAAAGATTGATAGGAACTTGAAAAATTGGTGACGACTTCAGGAGATTCCAGGGGATGCTCTGGGGAAGACTCGGTTCTGGTCAAACTTTAGTTGAATCTTAGTTGAACCTTAGTTGAACCTTAGTTGAACCTTAGTTGAACGTTGCCGTTTCGCCTTCACCGGATTCACGCATGGTCCGAATCCATTCTTTTTGTGGGCGGACGAGAAACGCAAAGTACACCGGAATCTTCCACAGCACGTAGAAGGGAATCGTGAGCAGAACCTTGAGCGGCACCAGCGACCGCGCAAATTTCGCCCAAGCCAGCAGGATCGAACCCAGCAGCAGCACACCCGCGATCCCATTAATCAGGGGCAGCGTCAGACTTCCAGTGAGCATTCCGCCAATTAGCGCTAGGGCAAACGTCCCAGCCCAGAGCAACACCAGAAGCGAGAGAGGAGGAATCGAGAGATCCAGCGCGATCGACAGTAAATCCCATCGTCGCTGCTGCACTGCTGCCTTCAGTAGACGAGGCACCTGCGTTAACAGGGTTTGAATGTGTCCATGCTCCCAGCGAGTGCGCTGCGTTTTTGCGGCTCCCTTATGTTTAGGCAGCATTCCGGTCATTTTGGCGCTACCGCAGAATAGGGCAGGATGACCTGCGATCGCTAAATCAACTGCCATCTGCATATCCTCTGCAATGTTGCCGCTTGCCAGAGGCGCATGGCGCAGAACCCACCAGGGAAACGCAACTCCCGTACTCAGCAGGCAGGGCAGCCCAAGCTGGGATAATCCTTGAGGACGAACCAGATTCTTCACCGTGAACGCAAATGCCGAAATCCGATCCTTGGCGCTGGGCTTAGGCGGCGCATACAGCAGATTGGCACATTGAACGGGTCGATCGCTCTGATAGGAAAGGCGAGCAATGCTGTCAATCATTCCGGGATGCACATTGCAATCCGCATCGAGCAGCACGACCGTTTCTGGTGGATCAGCTTCTAAAAACTTGACGCCATACGCCAGGGCATATCCTTTGCCACGCTGCTCTAAATTGTGACGTTCGATCACCGTTGCGCCCTGTGAACGACAGATTGCTGCCGTGTC from Leptolyngbya ohadii IS1 includes the following:
- a CDS encoding FmdB family zinc ribbon protein; its protein translation is MPLYEFRCDECGIFDEWRAMAECNAPAQCPECQQPAKRLFSAPALLSGSLRLKRENRDPQLVKREQAPEPPRAKSHVGGRPWMISH
- the modA gene encoding molybdate ABC transporter substrate-binding protein; the protein is MRRRQILGFFGGLLAALMLAIGIRAILPAPTQAQSATLLIAAAASLQDVLEELDPLFERSNSGITVNYNFAASGPLQQQIEQGAPVDVFISAASRQMDALQQKNLIVANTRRNLLTNDLVLVVPSNSTLGLTSFRQLTNASVRRVSVGEPRSVPVGTYAEELFRNLGILEQLRPKLVYGNSVRNVLGTVESGNADAGIVYKTDARITNRVRQVATAPSNLHSPIVYPIAVISSSRNQQAARTYAQFLSSSQAQAVFRRYGFGIAG
- the modA gene encoding molybdate ABC transporter substrate-binding protein → MAHYAEGSQLFRNLGILEQLRPKLVYGNSVRNVLGTVESGNADAGIVYKTDARITNRVRQVATAPSNLHSPIVYPIAVISSSRNQQAARTYAQFLSSSQAQAVFRRYGFGIAG
- the modB gene encoding molybdate ABC transporter permease subunit; translated protein: MAPLILPPTVVGFLLLLLFGRNGPLGQLLGGFDFSIVFTWYAAVITATVVAFPLMYKTALGAFEQVDSSLLHVAQTLGASRARIFWRILLPLSVPGILAGTTLAFARALGEFGATLMLAGNIPGQTQTIPMAIYFAVEAGAMEEAWLWVIVIMTISLSGIIAVNLWQKQYERRIQGNTFGVVEANEPVNGRNYSIEDTFAVSLVHSPLLGSGEGLQVDIQKQLPNFTLNTAFAAKEETLGLLGGSGSGKSMTLRCIAGVETPTEGRIVLNDQTLFDSDQRINLPPHRRKVSLVFQNYALFPHMTVAQNIAFGLQHLPKAIRSQRVKQQLALVQLQELGAPEGTSFAVRYPHQLSGGQQQRVALARALATEPEALLLDEPFSALDTYLRSQLERQLVETLSTYSGVTLFVTHNLEEAYRVCEKLMVMSGGKVIAYDSKHRIFEHPGTVRVAQLTGCKNFSRAAVKGSDSIEAIDWGVTLQTVEAIPDALSDVGIRAHQIRLAPNLNPGKTNTFPCWLTSTSETPHRMTLFLKLNAAPHDLQDYHVQAEVFKEAWEAIKDYPFPWYVQLDPLRLILMVN
- a CDS encoding ABC transporter permease, which translates into the protein MTAISSDRSPRPLQSAPARQTGLYATLLPPLLWMSLLYFIPLVLLLIYSVWKLESFEIVKTLSLKNFQTIASNAAYRTVILRTVFTALGVTLVDAIVALPMGYFIAKHGGRYRGLLTMLVILPLWSSYLVRVFAWKIILGYNGILNTALLSLGILREPSSLFLYNQFSTVLTFSQVWLPFMILPVITAFERLPDSLLEASADLNAPPWTTFRRVILPLVTPGILAGSINVFSLTMGDFITPSLVGSPNGIMLGNIIASQFGVAYNWPLGAAFALVVMVIVFSGLTIALRKGATL
- a CDS encoding ABC transporter permease, giving the protein MNGKIVQGTTTPRTQPKPWLLGIWTTLVFAFLYLPIAVLVLMSFNRSRILSLPFKGFTLNWYQMALKDMALQVALVNSLKVAAVATILATGLGLLAAFAVYRYQFFGKNAFRIALNLPILLPGIVTGVAMLAYLSDLGFELSLITVILGHAVFGLPVAFGPIVTRLGQFPRSLEEAAYDLGALPGRVFRDILFPYIRSAVVAGALLAFTLSFDEVIVTIFLTGRDNTLPMEIWGRLRTDITPEIAAIATLILLGSGVLVLLSQRVAPAD
- a CDS encoding ABC transporter ATP-binding protein; amino-acid sequence: MQSQSVVYLESVSKIYPSAKGEVYAVRDVTIDVQPGEFYSLLGSSGSGKTTTLRMIGGFEIPEYGQVYIGGEAVTTLPPYRRNVHTVFQNYALFPHMTVAENIAYPLTIAKVPRSEIEPQVKESLRMFQIQDFGDRKPSQLSGGQQQRVALARALISRPKVLLLDEPLSALDAKIREEVRQELRELQRQLNLTFIYVTHDQEEALALSDRIAVMHKGKVEQIGTPKEIYNRPASLFVSQFIGKANFLTGTVQQVIDGRAIVSVNNQPIKAVLSDRIPIQPNQTVTLMIRPERIRLNQNTIADNQVKGTIESITYIGQSLQIHAKTDLGMLVVTELYDGGDRSDQNLTLFWNAEDCIVIETKE
- a CDS encoding RidA family protein, which codes for MNDNENRSPMSRQLISSGSSFEREVGYSRAVVDGDWVFVSGTTGFNYQTMTISEDVVEQAEQCFQNIIAALSEAGCTLRDVVRVRYILPDRNDFQPCWGVFRHYFEDVRPASTMFVAGLADPRMKIEIEVTARKS
- a CDS encoding polysaccharide deacetylase family protein — translated: MIEAIAITVISLGLTTFGLNKLAKTSKFQLIGDFATHVPTQEKVVALTYDDGPNPPYTEKLLEVFDRHQVKATFFVVGKEAEQYPNTIKAMIAQGHELGNHSYSHAALIWKRPKFVWSEIQKTDRLLRNLGVTQPIQFRSPFGFKLFVLPYLLSKLGKTNILWNVDPRDFEATDAQPIVDHVLANVKPGSIILLHDGGRECSPTIAATEKLIQALHAQGYTFKTVSELLQLAPDRAMTAEMVR
- a CDS encoding glycosyltransferase family 2 protein, with protein sequence MNLLEILLGLLSAAVLIPIVMLFVECSAAVFSPKTMPLDQSPRPTIAVLLPAHNEASGIKATIDTIQPQLTPRDRLIVIADNCTDDTAAICRSQGATVIERHNLEQRGKGYALAYGVKFLEADPPETVVLLDADCNVHPGMIDSIARLSYQSDRPVQCANLLYAPPKPSAKDRISAFAFTVKNLVRPQGLSQLGLPCLLSTGVAFPWWVLRHAPLASGNIAEDMQMAVDLAIAGHPALFCGSAKMTGMLPKHKGAAKTQRTRWEHGHIQTLLTQVPRLLKAAVQQRRWDLLSIALDLSIPPLSLLVLLWAGTFALALIGGMLTGSLTLPLINGIAGVLLLGSILLAWAKFARSLVPLKVLLTIPFYVLWKIPVYFAFLVRPQKEWIRTMRESGEGETATFN